Proteins from a single region of Peromyscus eremicus chromosome 9, PerEre_H2_v1, whole genome shotgun sequence:
- the LOC131919951 gene encoding syncytin-B — MTCLWVLSVVLLPYSLSYPESWMPLVNLTHRILRDTNSSLFSNCWVCLSTQTQRSLAVPAPLSTWTDSPMKLHLTYSAKPFPASYPIADVERRLQLFHPLTASYSFHNPDRRAIAFLQLVSSTGIFPIITRLTSVIYPGKERFFESAQRPLWGPLFTETVLMSQAPLCLSRFFKVSAYATFVGTLSASLCNYTLHLAPSTSHENLDLSTTHPFKQAMKRPDAKWKNPLRFSGPPSLVSSEPSYSPCPTDVKHCHTSPATPWMRCPPVPFGTCSNLTLFESDNLTHPVTMSVDPTYFKLKLQGHRDPYPLFHYQPLTGAALSGQYSVWENEVTIQENWDVTPNIFSHLLTFSYSFCLNSSGVFFLCGTSTYVCLPANWSGVCTLVFQYPDIELLPDNQTVSVPLFASVLSSASAFRPKRSPHLFPFLAGLGISSALGTGIAGLASSTFYFQRLSKALSDTLDEIAASITTLQNQIDSLAGVVLQNRRALDLITAEKGGTCLFLQEECCFYVNQSGVVRDAARKLRERASKLGQHSDSWGQWPDPGHWLPWLAPFLGPLLFIFFLLTFGSCLLNCLTRCVSQRLGSFVQDTTQRHVDSVLRNFQYKRLPQDAPDEDPTPA; from the coding sequence ATGACATGCCTTTGGGTCCTCAGTGTTGTCCTTTTGCCCTACTCCTTGTCCTACCCCGAAAGCTGGATGCCCCTTGTAAACCTGACCCACCGCATCCTACGTGATACCAACTCGTCCCTTTTTTCCAACTGCTGGGTCTGCTTGTCCACCCAAACCCAGCGGTCTCTAGCGGTGCCAGCTCCTCTGTCCACTTGGACAGACTCACCCATGAAGCTTCACCTCACCTACTCAGCCAAGCCCTTTCCTGCCTCCTACCCAATCGCTGACGTCGAGAGGCGCCTCCAGCTCTTCCACCCCTTGACGGCCTCCTATTCTTTCCACAATCCTGACCGACGGGCCATTGCTTTCCTTCAGCTTGTCAGCTCAACAGGCATATTCCCGATCATCACCCGACTCACCTCTGTGATATACCCCGGTAAGGAGCGCTTCTTCGAATCTGCCCAACGCCCTTTATGGGGACCGCTCTTTACTGAGACCGTCCTCATGTCACAGGCTCCTCTCTGCCTATCACGCTTCTTCAAGGTCTCAGCTTATGCCACGTTCGTAGgcaccctctctgcctctctctgcaaCTACACCCTTCACCTAGCACCTTCTACTAGTCATGAAAACCTAGATCTGTCCACCACCCATCCATTCAAACAGGCAATGAAAAGACCGGATGCCAAATGGAAAAACCCGCTCCGCTTTTCAGGACCCCCCTCCCTAGTCTCCTCAGAACCctcttactctccctgcccaacAGACGTCAAACACTGTCACACCTCCCCAGCCACTCCCTGGATGCGCTGTCCTCCCGTTCCCTTTGGCACCTGCTCTAATCTTACTCTATTTGAATCAGACAACTTAACCCACCCCGTTACCATGTCAGTGGACCCTACCTACTTCAAGCTCAAACTCCAGGGCCACAGAGACCCCTATCCACTCTTCCACTACCAGCCCCTCACAGGAGCTGCCCTGTCTGGACAATACTCTGTCTGGGAAAATGAGGTCACTATTCAAGAAAACTGGGATGTCACCCCAAACATATTCTCACATCTCCTTACCTTCTCATACTCCTTCTGTCTCAACTCTTCAGGAGTTTTCTTCCTCTGTGGAACATCAACGTATGTCTGTCTCCCGGCCAACTGGTCTGGGGTCTGTACCCTTGTCTTCCAGTACCCGGATATTGAACTCCTCCCCGATAACCAAACGGTGTCTGTCCCCCTCTTTGCTTCGGTTCTTTCCTCAGCCTCAGCTTTTCGCCCCAAAAGGTCCCCtcacctcttccccttccttgCAGGCCTGGGCATCTCTTCTGCCCTTGGTACCGGTATAGCTGGCTTGGCCTCCTCAACTTTTTATTTCCAACGGCTTTCTAAGGCTCTTTCGGATACCCTGGACGAAATAGCGGCCTCTATCACTACCCTCCAGAACCAAATAGACTCGCTCGCAGGCGTGGTTCTTCAGAACCGCAGGGCTCTGGACCTCATCACTGCCGAGAAAGGGggcacctgtctcttcctccaggaagagTGCTGCTTCTACGTAAACCAGTCTGGAGTGGTCCGGGATGCGGCAAGGAAACTCCGAGAACGAGCGTCGAAACTTGGCCAACATTCTGACTCTTGGGGACAGTGGCCTGACCCTGGACACTGGCTACCATGGCTGGCTCCCTTCCTGGGACctcttctcttcattttctttttactgaCGTTTGGGTCTTGTCTTCTTAACTGCCTGACCCGCTGTGTGTCCCAGAGACTTGGCTCCTTTGTCCAGGACACCACCCAAAGGCATGTGGACAGCGTCCTCCGAAACTTCCAATATAAAAGACTGCCCCAGGACGCCCCAGATGAAGACCCCACTCCTGCGTAA